The genomic segment AACAAAAGCAATAATTCCCAAAAAAGAGGTAATAATAGCTGCTAATAAGGAAGAGATTAAAATTAGAGTAATTTTAATTCGTTGAATGTTGATTCCCAATGTATAGGCTGTTTCTTCTCCACAGTCTAAAGCATTTAACTCCCAACTTTTGGCAAAAGAGTAGATAGCTGAAAATATCACTAATATCCCCATGATCATAATTTCTGTCCAATTTGCGCGGGCAACATCTCCAAAAGTCCAAAATACTACACTGGCTAATTGAGTTTCATCTGCAAGATATTGGATTAAAATAGTAGCAGCACTAAAAAGAGAAGAAATAGCAACTCCAGCTAAAATGATTGATTCAGAACTTAGTCTTTTTAATCTAGAGAGATATAAAATAACAATAGAGCCACTTATTGCACCTAAAAAGGCAAAGGTAGAGGTGGAAAGAAATTTATTTCCAAATATAATTACACTTAAAGATGCTCCAAAAGCGGCTCCATGCGTAATCCCTAGAGTAGAAGGAGAAGCAAGAGGATTTTTTAATATGCCTTGAATCAAGATACCTGCCAAAGATAAACCACATCCTCCGATTACAGCAGAAAATATTCTAGGTAGACGAATGTTTAAAAGGATAGTTCTTTTTAAAGAGTTTTCTTGTCCTAAAAAAATATTAATTATTTCTGGAATCGTTAGTTTGTATGTTCCTAAAAGCGTAAAGGTTATTATGCAGATAAATAAGAATAATATCCAGCGGAATAAAAGATTTTTTTTACGATTGAATTGCTTATTATACGAAAATGTACATTCTGACATTTTATCCTCAAAAATAAATTTTGGCTTTGTGTTATCTTTTAATTAATATTATGTCAATCGGTTCTAAGTATTACAAAATAATATTTATAGTAAACGGGGCGCGCTTGTTATTTTGTTGGGTGATTTGAGGATTATGTTTTATTTGTATTTTTAAGAGAAATGGGTTGATTTTTGTATTAATTAAGATAATTATTTTTCCTAAATTTTTAAGCTATTAAGTCTAGGAGGAGATAGATGAAAATAAATTTAAGTTGGAGAATATTTTTCGCAATTTGGATTTGTTTTATAATCGGCTGTGCCCAAAAACCCGTTCAAACCCAAAGTAAGTCTTATTTTCCTTTAACGGTTATTCATGTAAATGACACTCATTCTCATCTTGATCCTATTTCTTTAAAAATAAAATTAGATGGTAAAAAATATTATGTTAAAAGTGGAGGATATGCAAGAATATATTCTTATGTAGAAAAAATAAGAAAAGAAAGAAAGAATGTATTCTTCTTGCATGCTGGAGATATGGTACAAGGTACTATATATTTTACTTTGTGTCATGGAAAAGCAGATATAGATGTTTTAAATTCGTTATCCTTAGATGCTGCTGTGTTAGGTAATCATGAATTTGATAAAGGCCCAAAATTTTTATTACATAACATTTTATTTAAAGCTAAATTTCCTATTTTAAGTGCAAATGTAAAATCTAATTTATTTAAGAATATATTTTATCCTTTTATAATAAAAAAATTTAAAAAAGAAAAAGTTGCTATTGTTGGACTTACAACACCCTCTACAAAAGTTATCTCTTCCCCTGGCCCTGATGTAAAATTTGAAAATACATTAAAAATAGCTCGAAATGTAGTTAGTTATTTAAAATCTAGCGGTATTAATAAAATTATCTTTTTAACTCATCTTGGATTTAAAAGAGACCTTGAACTTGCTAAAAAAGTAGAAGATATAGATGTTATAGTAGGTGGGCATTCACATACTCTACTAGGTCAGTGGGATATTTTGGGCAAACACGATCTTCCTCCTTATCCTGTACTTATCTATAATGATAAAAAACCTGTTTTGATAGCAACCAGTTGGGAGTGGGGTAAAGTGGTTGGTGACTTAGACTTGGTATTTGATTCTAAGGGAGTATTGTTGCCAGCTAGTTGGAAAAATTCCAAATGTATAATGTTAATTAGTTCTGAAATAAAGTTTAAAACTAAAAGTGGGGAAAAAGTTCTTGTAAAAGGTACTGACTATAAAATGTTGATTCAGAAATTAGCAAAATCCAATGTTATTGTTATGCCAGAGGATCAAAAAATTAAGGCTATTATTAACAAGTATTCAAAAATAGTTGAAAAGCAAAGACAAAAAGTTGTTGCTACTATTACTCAAAATTTGTGGCATGTGCGTTTGCCTGGTGACACAGTAGAGGGACAAAAGTTGAAACAGGGTTCTCTATTAGCCCCTTTAGTTGCAAAAGCCTTTTTACTTAAGGCTAGACAAAATGGTGGAGCTGATTTGGCTTTGGAAAATGCAGGAGCTGTTCGTAAAAGTCTTAAAAAAGGAAAGGTTTCATTGGCAGATATTTATGAGGTGCTGCCATTTGGCAATACCTTATGCGTATTACAGATTACAGGTAAAAAATTAAAAATAGCCCTAGAAAATGCTGTGAGGCGCTCTTTGTTAGAAAAGAAAAATACAGGCTCTTTTCCTTATCTTGCTGGGGCTAGATTGATTTGGTCTAATAATAAAGAACTGATGGGTATAGAGGTGTTTGAAAATGGTGCTTGGGAATCTTTAAAAGAAGATAAAGTGTATAGAGTAGTTACAAATTCATATTTAGCTAGCGGTGGAGATTTTTATAAAGAGTTTAAAGGTGCTGTTAAAGAAGATTTGGGTTTTTTGTGTGCAGATGTTTTTTTAGAATTTTTAAGAGGAAGTAATTTTTAATGAGCAAAGAAGATATATTAGAGGCTAAGAAAATTTTAGATTTGCCAGATAAGGTATCTTTAAAAGAGATTAAACAAAAATATTATATGTTATTAAAAAGGTGGCATCCTGATAGGTGTAAAGAAAATCAGCAGAAATGTAAGGAGATGACTCAAAAAATAACAATAGCTTATTCTATTATTTTAAAATATTTTGAAGAGTATAAAATTGATTTTAGTGAAAAGGCATTAAAAGATGTTCTTTCTCCAGAAGAATGGTGGTTTGAGCGTTTTGGGCATGACCCTGTGTGGGGAAAGAAGAATAGATTTTAACTAATTTTTGATTAAGACAAAAGTTACTCCAAAATTTCTGTGTCTTCATGACTATATGGAGGCGCACAACAACACAAAATTTTTAGATCAGTATCTTCTGTATTAGTTACTTGATGAGGTGTATTAGGGGGTATTAAGATCGTATCTCCTTTAGTAATGTGAAAAATATTTTCTCCTAACGTCATTTTTCCTTGTCCTTCTAAGACATGATAAATTTCTTCTGATGTCTTATGGATATGTAAAAAAGTTGTTTTATAAGGAGGAATAATTGCTTCAGCAAGACTTTGGTTGCTATTTCCATGAACTTTAGGATGCATAAGCTCTTTGATAATGGAATTATCTTTGGTAATATATTCTTTTAATTCTAAATATTTAGTTATAATAGGCTTACTTAGCTTGCTCATATATCCTAAGGGTTTTTTGGTAAAATGTTTGCTCTGTAAGTTTAGAAATAGTTTCCTGTTCAGACTTTAGGATATTTATTTTAAAGTTGGGGTCAAGACATTTTTCGATTTTTTTGGCAAGTTCTTTAGGATTGTTAGGAGAGACAAGGGCGTTTTGGGGTAATATATCTGGCAAAACTCCTACTTTTGTGCCAATAAGAGGAATTTTACAAGCCATTATTTCTAATCCTGCTCTTATAATTGTTTCAGAATATAAAGAAGCTACAATTCCTAAATCTAGAGCATTTATAAATGCCCTAGGATTAGATATTTTGCCTGTAATAGTAGTAATCTCTGCAATTTTATATTGATGGAGCCAATTTTTAATGGTGTTTTCCGATAATGCTGAACTAAATCCTATAAGTAATAGTCGGATATGATTGATTTTTTTTTGATTATATAGAATAGAGATAGCCTGAATTAATTGTTTTTGGCCTTTTACTTTATCAAA from the Desulfonauticus submarinus genome contains:
- a CDS encoding FecCD family ABC transporter permease; the protein is MSECTFSYNKQFNRKKNLLFRWILFLFICIITFTLLGTYKLTIPEIINIFLGQENSLKRTILLNIRLPRIFSAVIGGCGLSLAGILIQGILKNPLASPSTLGITHGAAFGASLSVIIFGNKFLSTSTFAFLGAISGSIVILYLSRLKRLSSESIILAGVAISSLFSAATILIQYLADETQLASVVFWTFGDVARANWTEIMIMGILVIFSAIYSFAKSWELNALDCGEETAYTLGINIQRIKITLILISSLLAAIITSFLGIIAFVGLISPHLARKLTGNNFLLLLPCSCVIGAVLLLGADNIARNIFHLGNLPVGITTSFLGAPMFLYLLMRSSRWF
- a CDS encoding bifunctional metallophosphatase/5'-nucleotidase, with the protein product MKINLSWRIFFAIWICFIIGCAQKPVQTQSKSYFPLTVIHVNDTHSHLDPISLKIKLDGKKYYVKSGGYARIYSYVEKIRKERKNVFFLHAGDMVQGTIYFTLCHGKADIDVLNSLSLDAAVLGNHEFDKGPKFLLHNILFKAKFPILSANVKSNLFKNIFYPFIIKKFKKEKVAIVGLTTPSTKVISSPGPDVKFENTLKIARNVVSYLKSSGINKIIFLTHLGFKRDLELAKKVEDIDVIVGGHSHTLLGQWDILGKHDLPPYPVLIYNDKKPVLIATSWEWGKVVGDLDLVFDSKGVLLPASWKNSKCIMLISSEIKFKTKSGEKVLVKGTDYKMLIQKLAKSNVIVMPEDQKIKAIINKYSKIVEKQRQKVVATITQNLWHVRLPGDTVEGQKLKQGSLLAPLVAKAFLLKARQNGGADLALENAGAVRKSLKKGKVSLADIYEVLPFGNTLCVLQITGKKLKIALENAVRRSLLEKKNTGSFPYLAGARLIWSNNKELMGIEVFENGAWESLKEDKVYRVVTNSYLASGGDFYKEFKGAVKEDLGFLCADVFLEFLRGSNF
- a CDS encoding J domain-containing protein produces the protein MSKEDILEAKKILDLPDKVSLKEIKQKYYMLLKRWHPDRCKENQQKCKEMTQKITIAYSIILKYFEEYKIDFSEKALKDVLSPEEWWFERFGHDPVWGKKNRF
- a CDS encoding cupin domain-containing protein; the encoded protein is MSKLSKPIITKYLELKEYITKDNSIIKELMHPKVHGNSNQSLAEAIIPPYKTTFLHIHKTSEEIYHVLEGQGKMTLGENIFHITKGDTILIPPNTPHQVTNTEDTDLKILCCCAPPYSHEDTEILE